In the Coturnix japonica isolate 7356 chromosome 6, Coturnix japonica 2.1, whole genome shotgun sequence genome, one interval contains:
- the HNRNPH3 gene encoding heterogeneous nuclear ribonucleoprotein H3 isoform X3 has product MDWSGKHNGPTDTTNDGTVVRLRGLPFGCSKEEIVQFFQGLEIVPNGITLTLDYQGRSTGEAFVQFASKEIAENALGKHKERIGHRYIEIFKSSKSEIRGFSDMPRRMMGQQRPGPYDRPLGGRGGYYGAGRGSMYDRMRRGGGGYDGGYGGFDDYGGYNNYGYGNDGYDDRMRDGRGMGGHGYGAGDAGSGFHGGGHFVHMRGLPFRATENDIANFFSPLNPIRVHIDIGADGRATGEADVEFVTHEDAVAAMSKDKNHMQHRYIELFLNSTAGGGSGMGGYGRDGMDQGYGSGRMGMGNNYSGGYGTPDGLGGYSMYT; this is encoded by the exons ATGGACTGGAGCGGAAAGCACAACGGGCCCACCGATACGACCAACGATGGGACGGTGGTGCGGCTCCGCGGGCTGCCCTTCGGCTGTAGCAAGGAGGAGATCGTTCAGTTTTTCCAAG GGTTGGAAATCGTGCCAAATGGGATAACATTGACGCTGGACTACCAGGGGAGAAGCACAGGGGAGGCCTTCGTGCAGTTTGCTTCAAAGGAGATAGCAGAAAATGCTCTGGGGAAACACAAGGAAAGAATAGGGCACAG ATACATTGAAATCTTCAAAAGTAGTAAGAGCGAAATCAGAGGATTCTCTGACATGCCGAGAAGGATGATGGGACAGCAGCGACCTGGACCCTATGATAGACCATTAGGAGGAAGAGGGGGTTATTATGGAGCTGGGCGTGGAAGTATGTATGACAGAATGCGTCGAGGAGGTGGTGGATATGACGGTG GATATGGTGGCTTTGATGATTATGGTGGCTATAATAACTATGGCTATGGAAATGATGGCTATGATGACCGAATGAGAGATGGGAgag gCATGGGAGGACATGGCTATGGAGCTGGAGATGCAGGTTCAGGTTTCCATGGTGGCGGTCATTTTGTTCACATGAGAGGACTGCCTTTTCGAGCTACAGAGAATGATATTGCAAAT TTCTTCTCACCATTAAATCCTATAAGAGTTCACATTGATATTGGGGCAGATGGAAGAGCCACAGGCGAGGCAGATGTGGAATTTGTAACACATGAGGATGCAGTAGCTGCTATGTCCAAGGATAAAAATCACATGC AGCATCGATACATTGAGCTGTTCCTGAATTCAACTGCTGGAGGTGGTTCTGGAATGGGAGGCTATGGCAGAGATGGAATGG atcaAGGTTATGGCTCTGGTAGAATGGGAATGGGTAATAACTACAGTGGCGGTTATGGAACTCCTGATGGCTTGGGCGGCTACA gtATGTATACGTGA
- the HNRNPH3 gene encoding heterogeneous nuclear ribonucleoprotein H3 isoform X2 → MDWSGKHNGPTDTTNDGTVVRLRGLPFGCSKEEIVQFFQGLEIVPNGITLTLDYQGRSTGEAFVQFASKEIAENALGKHKERIGHRYIEIFKSSKSEIRGFSDMPRRMMGQQRPGPYDRPLGGRGGYYGAGRGRYGGFDDYGGYNNYGYGNDGYDDRMRDGRGMGGHGYGAGDAGSGFHGGGHFVHMRGLPFRATENDIANFFSPLNPIRVHIDIGADGRATGEADVEFVTHEDAVAAMSKDKNHMQHRYIELFLNSTAGGGSGMGGYGRDGMDQGYGSGRMGMGNNYSGGYGTPDGLGGYSRGSGNSGGYYGQGSMGGGGWRGMY, encoded by the exons ATGGACTGGAGCGGAAAGCACAACGGGCCCACCGATACGACCAACGATGGGACGGTGGTGCGGCTCCGCGGGCTGCCCTTCGGCTGTAGCAAGGAGGAGATCGTTCAGTTTTTCCAAG GGTTGGAAATCGTGCCAAATGGGATAACATTGACGCTGGACTACCAGGGGAGAAGCACAGGGGAGGCCTTCGTGCAGTTTGCTTCAAAGGAGATAGCAGAAAATGCTCTGGGGAAACACAAGGAAAGAATAGGGCACAG ATACATTGAAATCTTCAAAAGTAGTAAGAGCGAAATCAGAGGATTCTCTGACATGCCGAGAAGGATGATGGGACAGCAGCGACCTGGACCCTATGATAGACCATTAGGAGGAAGAGGGGGTTATTATGGAGCTGGGCGTGGAA GATATGGTGGCTTTGATGATTATGGTGGCTATAATAACTATGGCTATGGAAATGATGGCTATGATGACCGAATGAGAGATGGGAgag gCATGGGAGGACATGGCTATGGAGCTGGAGATGCAGGTTCAGGTTTCCATGGTGGCGGTCATTTTGTTCACATGAGAGGACTGCCTTTTCGAGCTACAGAGAATGATATTGCAAAT TTCTTCTCACCATTAAATCCTATAAGAGTTCACATTGATATTGGGGCAGATGGAAGAGCCACAGGCGAGGCAGATGTGGAATTTGTAACACATGAGGATGCAGTAGCTGCTATGTCCAAGGATAAAAATCACATGC AGCATCGATACATTGAGCTGTTCCTGAATTCAACTGCTGGAGGTGGTTCTGGAATGGGAGGCTATGGCAGAGATGGAATGG atcaAGGTTATGGCTCTGGTAGAATGGGAATGGGTAATAACTACAGTGGCGGTTATGGAACTCCTGATGGCTTGGGCGGCTACA GTCGTGGCAGTGGAAATAGTGGAGGATACTATGGGCAAGGCAGTATGGGTGGAGGAGGATGGCGTGGGATGTATTGA
- the HNRNPH3 gene encoding heterogeneous nuclear ribonucleoprotein H3 isoform X1, translated as MDWSGKHNGPTDTTNDGTVVRLRGLPFGCSKEEIVQFFQGLEIVPNGITLTLDYQGRSTGEAFVQFASKEIAENALGKHKERIGHRYIEIFKSSKSEIRGFSDMPRRMMGQQRPGPYDRPLGGRGGYYGAGRGSMYDRMRRGGGGYDGGYGGFDDYGGYNNYGYGNDGYDDRMRDGRGMGGHGYGAGDAGSGFHGGGHFVHMRGLPFRATENDIANFFSPLNPIRVHIDIGADGRATGEADVEFVTHEDAVAAMSKDKNHMQHRYIELFLNSTAGGGSGMGGYGRDGMDQGYGSGRMGMGNNYSGGYGTPDGLGGYSRGSGNSGGYYGQGSMGGGGWRGMY; from the exons ATGGACTGGAGCGGAAAGCACAACGGGCCCACCGATACGACCAACGATGGGACGGTGGTGCGGCTCCGCGGGCTGCCCTTCGGCTGTAGCAAGGAGGAGATCGTTCAGTTTTTCCAAG GGTTGGAAATCGTGCCAAATGGGATAACATTGACGCTGGACTACCAGGGGAGAAGCACAGGGGAGGCCTTCGTGCAGTTTGCTTCAAAGGAGATAGCAGAAAATGCTCTGGGGAAACACAAGGAAAGAATAGGGCACAG ATACATTGAAATCTTCAAAAGTAGTAAGAGCGAAATCAGAGGATTCTCTGACATGCCGAGAAGGATGATGGGACAGCAGCGACCTGGACCCTATGATAGACCATTAGGAGGAAGAGGGGGTTATTATGGAGCTGGGCGTGGAAGTATGTATGACAGAATGCGTCGAGGAGGTGGTGGATATGACGGTG GATATGGTGGCTTTGATGATTATGGTGGCTATAATAACTATGGCTATGGAAATGATGGCTATGATGACCGAATGAGAGATGGGAgag gCATGGGAGGACATGGCTATGGAGCTGGAGATGCAGGTTCAGGTTTCCATGGTGGCGGTCATTTTGTTCACATGAGAGGACTGCCTTTTCGAGCTACAGAGAATGATATTGCAAAT TTCTTCTCACCATTAAATCCTATAAGAGTTCACATTGATATTGGGGCAGATGGAAGAGCCACAGGCGAGGCAGATGTGGAATTTGTAACACATGAGGATGCAGTAGCTGCTATGTCCAAGGATAAAAATCACATGC AGCATCGATACATTGAGCTGTTCCTGAATTCAACTGCTGGAGGTGGTTCTGGAATGGGAGGCTATGGCAGAGATGGAATGG atcaAGGTTATGGCTCTGGTAGAATGGGAATGGGTAATAACTACAGTGGCGGTTATGGAACTCCTGATGGCTTGGGCGGCTACA GTCGTGGCAGTGGAAATAGTGGAGGATACTATGGGCAAGGCAGTATGGGTGGAGGAGGATGGCGTGGGATGTATTGA
- the HNRNPH3 gene encoding heterogeneous nuclear ribonucleoprotein H3 isoform X4: MPRRMMGQQRPGPYDRPLGGRGGYYGAGRGSMYDRMRRGGGGYDGGYGGFDDYGGYNNYGYGNDGYDDRMRDGRGMGGHGYGAGDAGSGFHGGGHFVHMRGLPFRATENDIANFFSPLNPIRVHIDIGADGRATGEADVEFVTHEDAVAAMSKDKNHMQHRYIELFLNSTAGGGSGMGGYGRDGMDQGYGSGRMGMGNNYSGGYGTPDGLGGYSRGSGNSGGYYGQGSMGGGGWRGMY, from the exons ATGCCGAGAAGGATGATGGGACAGCAGCGACCTGGACCCTATGATAGACCATTAGGAGGAAGAGGGGGTTATTATGGAGCTGGGCGTGGAAGTATGTATGACAGAATGCGTCGAGGAGGTGGTGGATATGACGGTG GATATGGTGGCTTTGATGATTATGGTGGCTATAATAACTATGGCTATGGAAATGATGGCTATGATGACCGAATGAGAGATGGGAgag gCATGGGAGGACATGGCTATGGAGCTGGAGATGCAGGTTCAGGTTTCCATGGTGGCGGTCATTTTGTTCACATGAGAGGACTGCCTTTTCGAGCTACAGAGAATGATATTGCAAAT TTCTTCTCACCATTAAATCCTATAAGAGTTCACATTGATATTGGGGCAGATGGAAGAGCCACAGGCGAGGCAGATGTGGAATTTGTAACACATGAGGATGCAGTAGCTGCTATGTCCAAGGATAAAAATCACATGC AGCATCGATACATTGAGCTGTTCCTGAATTCAACTGCTGGAGGTGGTTCTGGAATGGGAGGCTATGGCAGAGATGGAATGG atcaAGGTTATGGCTCTGGTAGAATGGGAATGGGTAATAACTACAGTGGCGGTTATGGAACTCCTGATGGCTTGGGCGGCTACA GTCGTGGCAGTGGAAATAGTGGAGGATACTATGGGCAAGGCAGTATGGGTGGAGGAGGATGGCGTGGGATGTATTGA